One Methanobacterium sp. genomic region harbors:
- a CDS encoding PadR family transcriptional regulator, translated as MSRISDIETAILGLLYEKPQYGYQLEKTIESWGMRNWTQIGFSSIYYVLKKLEKKELVTSRLEKVEGKPSRKVFTITDLGRETMEEKLKDLLSWNKKLISPFDLGIAYLNYLEPREIIECLENYVKSADGRIKFLESSVKMQKELKASYHVIALFSRPLTILKTEVKWVEQFIEEIKKEENL; from the coding sequence ATGTCTAGAATATCAGATATTGAAACAGCAATACTTGGGCTACTTTATGAAAAACCACAGTATGGTTACCAGCTGGAGAAAACTATAGAGTCATGGGGAATGCGTAACTGGACTCAAATAGGTTTTTCATCCATTTATTACGTCTTAAAAAAGCTGGAGAAGAAGGAACTAGTAACATCCAGACTGGAAAAGGTAGAGGGTAAGCCTTCTCGTAAGGTTTTCACCATAACAGATCTAGGACGAGAAACTATGGAAGAAAAACTTAAGGATCTCCTTTCATGGAATAAAAAGTTGATTTCACCCTTTGATCTGGGTATAGCCTACCTAAATTATCTTGAACCACGGGAAATCATTGAATGCCTTGAAAACTACGTAAAATCCGCAGATGGACGGATTAAATTTTTGGAAAGCTCGGTTAAAATGCAGAAAGAATTAAAAGCCTCTTATCACGTCATTGCCCTTTTCAGCCGGCCGTTAACCATCCTTAAAACTGAAGTTAAATGGGTGGAACAATTCATTGAAGAAATTAAAAAAGAAGAAAATCTTTAA
- a CDS encoding GyrI-like domain-containing protein, giving the protein MEIAEKKLGKRQIVYVTYKGSYDEVPVLMGEIVGFIMAKGLSIMGPPFGVYFNSPQEVPVEELMYEVGMPFAGEADEEGRVKIKMMPEQLVLSTIYKGPYSGCGTAIGALNEYAYKNGYKITGPPMETYISDPNETPESELLTEMCFPVMKK; this is encoded by the coding sequence ATGGAAATAGCAGAAAAAAAACTTGGAAAAAGACAGATTGTATACGTAACATATAAAGGGTCCTATGATGAGGTTCCAGTTCTCATGGGTGAGATTGTAGGATTTATAATGGCAAAAGGGTTGTCTATAATGGGTCCGCCATTTGGGGTATATTTTAACAGTCCTCAGGAAGTGCCAGTTGAGGAACTAATGTATGAAGTTGGAATGCCGTTTGCTGGAGAAGCAGATGAAGAAGGTCGGGTAAAAATCAAAATGATGCCTGAACAACTTGTCCTTTCAACTATTTATAAAGGTCCTTACAGCGGATGTGGAACTGCAATTGGTGCTCTGAATGAATACGCCTACAAGAATGGTTATAAAATTACAGGACCACCTATGGAAACCTATATTTCTGACCCTAATGAAACTCCAGAAAGTGAACTTTTAACTGAGATGTGCTTTCCGGTAATGAAAAAATAA
- a CDS encoding GyrI-like domain-containing protein — protein sequence MNKNFLVAPCGMNCSVCVAYLREKNKCPGCRLFNASKPVTIARCKIKNCEVIQKDKAEFCFDCGDFPCRNLNHLDKRYQTKYNMSMVENLEYIKNWGVEKFLENEDVRWACSECGGTICVHKGYCYSCGKIYWRTKKMTKIDLKKENKELYNPSIKEPSLVDVPKMKFLMIDGEGDPNTSQEYKDAMEALFPVSYKVKFISKKEKSRDYVVMPLEGLWWVDNMDDFSIEDKSSWKWTAMMRQPDFISKRMINDAIEEVEKKKNPAALSKIRFESLHEGLSAQIMHIGPFSEEGPTVEKLHAFIEEEGYKFDGSNHSEKHHEIYISDMRRTKPERLKTIIRQPVK from the coding sequence ATGAATAAGAATTTTCTTGTAGCCCCTTGCGGAATGAACTGCAGCGTTTGCGTAGCCTATTTAAGAGAAAAGAATAAATGTCCAGGTTGCAGGCTATTTAACGCAAGTAAACCAGTTACTATCGCTAGATGTAAAATCAAAAACTGTGAAGTTATTCAAAAAGATAAAGCAGAGTTTTGTTTTGATTGTGGTGATTTCCCCTGTAGAAATTTAAATCATCTGGACAAAAGGTACCAAACTAAATACAATATGAGCATGGTTGAAAATTTGGAGTATATTAAAAATTGGGGCGTTGAGAAATTCTTAGAAAATGAAGATGTTAGATGGGCATGTTCTGAGTGTGGCGGCACCATTTGCGTTCATAAAGGTTACTGCTACAGCTGTGGAAAAATATATTGGAGAACAAAGAAAATGACAAAAATAGACTTAAAAAAAGAGAATAAAGAACTTTATAATCCATCAATAAAGGAACCTTCCCTTGTAGATGTTCCAAAAATGAAATTTTTGATGATAGATGGCGAAGGAGATCCAAATACCTCGCAGGAATATAAAGATGCAATGGAAGCACTATTTCCAGTATCTTACAAAGTTAAATTTATTTCTAAAAAAGAGAAATCACGGGATTATGTTGTAATGCCTCTTGAAGGGCTCTGGTGGGTTGACAACATGGATGACTTCAGTATAGAAGATAAAAGCAGCTGGAAATGGACTGCAATGATGAGGCAACCTGATTTTATAAGTAAAAGGATGATAAACGATGCAATTGAAGAAGTGGAAAAAAAGAAGAACCCTGCTGCATTATCTAAAATAAGATTTGAAAGCCTGCATGAGGGATTGTCAGCTCAAATAATGCATATTGGTCCATTTTCTGAAGAAGGTCCAACAGTGGAGAAGCTTCATGCATTCATTGAAGAAGAAGGCTACAAATTTGACGGAAGTAATCACAGTGAGAAACATCATGAGATATACATAAGTGACATGCGCAGAACAAAACCAGAAAGACTTAAAACTATCATAAGGCAACCTGTAAAATAA
- a CDS encoding Mur ligase family protein — translation MNCIVIGAGNAGRPVARILNHIGNKIMITDSKNLKEFPEKVQETLIKMEKEGVELQLGLNTPDFSGVDSVYVSPVISKKAHVMGEITRKIENNELKLISHEEVSDIINDLIDIDTIGITGTVGKTSTTHAISEIFKNAGYKVWMCSSRMGNLLSETIIDGIIKGLPQENDIAVLEIPHGTLGIMFKVHLNVAVLTNIYIDHLDEFGNSMEKYADRKRMISCSSDLMVAGAPCRNYIGDLKDTVFYCFNEHEFDSESENVKGSNSDDISKKSETPEHENSKCHVSGYFENGTLRLKYNLKGVPHVSGNGSGELKTPFKPLGYYRENSIGAATAALCYGLDEKSIEDGLSKFNGVPGRLEYVGNYKGRDVYLDPSHVIEGFIKTLSLFPDRNLIVLVENFDTANSRDKQKLGEVVARYANVMICSAYNETMDRLDMHVIQETFKGVEDPNILKIGVDYLKTAGELSIKYSKPGDVIIHVGPGAITRYDSTKFKMMSGIKEGCKKYE, via the coding sequence ATGAATTGTATAGTTATAGGTGCAGGTAACGCAGGACGTCCTGTTGCAAGAATTTTAAACCACATAGGCAATAAGATAATGATCACAGACAGCAAAAATTTGAAAGAATTCCCGGAAAAAGTGCAAGAAACCCTCATAAAAATGGAAAAAGAGGGAGTGGAATTACAGCTTGGTCTGAACACCCCAGATTTCAGTGGTGTAGACTCAGTATATGTTTCACCTGTAATATCCAAGAAAGCCCATGTTATGGGAGAAATAACCCGTAAAATAGAAAACAATGAATTAAAGTTAATTAGTCACGAAGAGGTATCAGATATAATCAACGATCTGATTGATATAGACACTATAGGAATAACAGGGACCGTTGGCAAAACCAGCACCACCCATGCAATTTCTGAAATATTTAAAAACGCAGGGTACAAGGTTTGGATGTGTTCCTCCCGAATGGGTAATCTTTTAAGTGAAACAATAATCGACGGAATAATCAAGGGTCTTCCCCAGGAAAATGATATTGCAGTGCTTGAAATACCCCACGGAACTTTAGGTATAATGTTCAAGGTTCATCTTAATGTGGCTGTGCTTACAAATATTTATATTGACCACCTTGATGAATTTGGGAACTCCATGGAAAAATATGCAGATAGAAAGCGTATGATAAGCTGTTCGAGCGACTTAATGGTTGCTGGTGCACCCTGCAGGAATTATATTGGGGATTTAAAGGATACAGTGTTCTACTGTTTTAATGAACATGAATTTGATTCAGAGAGTGAAAATGTTAAAGGATCCAACTCAGATGATATTTCTAAAAAATCCGAAACTCCTGAACATGAAAATTCCAAATGCCACGTCTCAGGTTACTTTGAAAATGGCACATTAAGATTGAAATATAACCTAAAAGGAGTTCCCCATGTATCAGGCAATGGATCTGGTGAACTCAAAACCCCATTTAAACCCCTCGGATATTACCGTGAAAATTCAATAGGTGCAGCCACAGCTGCACTGTGTTATGGTTTAGATGAAAAATCCATTGAAGATGGTCTAAGCAAGTTCAATGGAGTTCCGGGACGCTTGGAATACGTTGGAAATTATAAAGGAAGAGATGTTTACCTTGATCCATCCCATGTGATTGAAGGATTTATAAAAACCCTCAGTCTTTTTCCAGACCGGAACCTCATTGTATTGGTAGAGAATTTTGACACTGCAAACTCCCGAGACAAGCAGAAACTCGGAGAAGTAGTTGCTAGATATGCAAATGTCATGATTTGTAGTGCATACAATGAAACAATGGACAGATTGGATATGCATGTTATTCAGGAGACTTTTAAAGGAGTTGAAGATCCAAATATACTGAAAATTGGAGTTGATTATCTAAAAACTGCAGGAGAACTTTCAATTAAATATTCAAAACCTGGTGATGTTATAATACATGTGGGTCCTGGTGCCATAACCAGGTATGATAGTACTAAGTTCAAGATGATGTCTGGAATAAAAGAAGGATGTAAAAAGTATGAATAA